The Desulfohalovibrio reitneri genome contains a region encoding:
- a CDS encoding tyrosine recombinase XerC: protein MSSTDGNTRLPDPARAYLVHLEVEKGYGRSTVGAYGRDLGAFQASLEARGKSLDSPEDVDKADVRAHLAALHRRGLAKSSVARSLSSLRGLFAYFRRQGVVTSNPMSGVRNPKQETRHPQALNIDQVMSLLESKLEPDPEGLRDLALAELLYGAGLRISEALTLDVEDLDAGQSFVRVMGKGGKERLAPLSEKARERLSRWLEQRGAMEPAPDERALFLGVRGGRLNRRQAARITEKLSALAGLPQSISPHTLRHSFATHMLEAGADLRSVQELLGHKRLSTTQRYTHLTMGKLMRAYDAAHPRAKAGGKKDGEEPS, encoded by the coding sequence ATGTCCTCGACAGACGGGAACACCCGGCTTCCTGACCCCGCCCGCGCCTATCTTGTTCATCTGGAGGTGGAGAAGGGCTATGGCCGATCCACAGTCGGGGCTTACGGCCGCGATTTGGGTGCTTTTCAGGCCAGCCTCGAAGCACGCGGCAAGAGCTTGGACTCGCCTGAGGACGTGGACAAGGCGGACGTGCGCGCTCATCTGGCTGCCCTGCACAGGAGAGGACTGGCCAAGTCCTCGGTGGCCCGGTCGCTTTCCAGCCTGCGCGGCCTGTTCGCCTATTTCCGGAGGCAGGGCGTGGTGACTTCCAACCCCATGTCCGGCGTGCGCAACCCCAAGCAGGAGACCCGTCACCCTCAGGCGCTCAACATTGACCAAGTCATGAGTCTCCTGGAGAGCAAGCTGGAGCCGGACCCGGAAGGGCTGCGTGACCTGGCTCTGGCGGAATTGCTTTATGGCGCCGGGTTGCGCATCAGCGAGGCGTTGACTCTGGATGTGGAGGACCTGGATGCCGGGCAATCCTTCGTCCGGGTCATGGGCAAGGGAGGGAAGGAGCGTCTCGCCCCCCTCTCGGAAAAAGCGAGGGAGCGGCTTTCGCGCTGGCTGGAGCAACGTGGGGCAATGGAGCCCGCTCCGGACGAGCGAGCCTTGTTCCTGGGGGTGCGCGGCGGAAGGCTGAACCGCCGGCAGGCCGCCCGCATCACCGAGAAGTTGTCCGCTCTGGCTGGCTTGCCCCAGTCGATCAGCCCCCACACCCTGCGCCATTCCTTCGCCACCCACATGCTGGAGGCCGGCGCCGACCTGCGGAGCGTTCAGGAACTGCTGGGCCACAAGCGGCTTTCCACCACCCAGCGCTACACGCACCTGACTATGGGCAAGCTCATGCGGGCCTATGACGCAGCCCATCCCAGGGCCAAGGCCGGCGGGAAAAAGGACGGAGAAGAACCTAGCTGA
- a CDS encoding PPC domain-containing DNA-binding protein, with translation MIVSQGRPGRIFTIRLEDDELLPHALEDFAREHDVKRASVTVIGGADEGELVVGPVDGEARRVTPVVQRISEAHEVFAVGTIFPSDDGVPKLHLHGSFGRGDHARTGCCRKGVEVWRLAEVIIIEIEGSELVRRPDPEFGFEVLDK, from the coding sequence ATGATCGTTTCCCAAGGACGCCCCGGACGCATCTTCACCATTCGCCTTGAAGACGACGAGCTATTACCTCACGCGCTGGAGGACTTCGCCCGAGAGCATGACGTCAAACGCGCGAGCGTCACCGTCATCGGCGGCGCGGACGAAGGAGAACTGGTGGTCGGACCGGTGGACGGCGAGGCGCGGCGCGTGACCCCGGTGGTGCAGCGCATTTCCGAGGCGCACGAGGTGTTCGCGGTGGGCACCATTTTTCCCAGCGACGACGGCGTGCCCAAGCTCCATCTGCACGGCTCGTTCGGTCGCGGCGACCACGCTCGCACCGGGTGCTGCCGCAAAGGCGTCGAGGTATGGCGCTTGGCCGAAGTAATCATCATCGAGATCGAGGGCTCGGAGCTGGTTCGCCGACCCGACCCCGAGTTCGGCTTTGAGGTCCTGGACAAATAG
- a CDS encoding PD-(D/E)XK nuclease family protein, translated as MTQPIRVVSWRSDFIDELGLLLENRLGSDLHRAVVVFPHARPARYLRRWIAENPRLPKPCLLPQTFAFTEFASHLRRRVHPEPLRQAPVLDRVELLMDEVAALPGLLDKQTGRDQFLPWGMRLAEIMEELLRQGRPPRDLDLTEDEAPPFARSLLGNLSRLHRTYLDGMAERGWTSPGLDCRLLLDNLDAAAGILADEPVFVAGFTALSGAEEKLFKRLWHGGAEILWHTDPALGRGETPHHAASLHDAWRRRWGAGTEPLAETGEPGGPPSVRVVQGYDRHSQLYALQRELAAAPDLDETAVVLPDTALLVPLLHGLQEREVNISLGYPLQRSALGNLLENLMQAQERALEDGSIFHRDLLAVIRHPYLRMLRSGDEDEVGLRPVLRQWERSLAVEGKFRAPHDWAPDYDNLDLAHRTAELEVLRAKMVDRCLLGFSRARNMAGMAKALRGLVEMLLQHGGDLWHRFLIDAECLHRLADEVIPALAQCAMRNELMDQGTLFSVVREILRQQRVSFEPEPLGGLQVVGMLETRLLQFKRVYILEAVESRLPGAMGDDPLLPDSLRPLLGLPGAGERDDVAAATFHRLVQGADEAVLFYQRGDKPGVLDETSARSRYVEEALWEREKELGRVIHPGESREFQSVSLPMLPIQTETASIPVTESVREAIAARLLDKGLSPSVIDQYLRCPKAFFYRYVAGLRPPERVSEEGDRAALGTVVHAVLKDFLAPLKGREADLSQLSADELRHRYATALRAEDFFHHMPRDAQAALEMTGAERLRRFLENQGRTTIVELEQRLTLDVDLPEGFGPVRSIRLEGHLDRVDRRGDGVHVLDYKTGSPPKGKTGFWLDETLWSGLHDWTPDSPSDPMSGLAEAAGSVQLPLYMALWANTGETPVNAAWIELADKGEETPYFSSSFGHQERRKVAEKRAVDLTRLVLRHMLQARRLDPVVREACSYCDFKGPCGVDSAGPGRTS; from the coding sequence ATGACACAGCCCATTCGCGTCGTTTCCTGGCGTTCGGACTTCATTGATGAACTGGGGCTGCTGCTGGAAAACCGCTTGGGGTCGGATCTGCACCGGGCCGTGGTGGTATTCCCACATGCCCGCCCGGCCCGCTATCTGCGGCGCTGGATCGCCGAAAATCCAAGGCTGCCCAAGCCCTGCCTGCTGCCACAAACGTTCGCCTTCACTGAGTTCGCCTCGCACCTGCGCCGCCGGGTGCATCCCGAACCACTGCGGCAAGCGCCGGTTCTGGACAGGGTGGAACTGCTCATGGACGAAGTAGCCGCTCTGCCCGGCCTGCTGGACAAACAGACAGGCCGCGACCAGTTCCTGCCCTGGGGCATGCGGCTGGCCGAGATCATGGAGGAGTTGCTTCGCCAGGGTCGTCCGCCCCGCGATTTGGACCTTACCGAAGACGAGGCTCCACCTTTCGCACGCTCCCTGCTGGGCAACCTCTCACGTCTGCACCGCACCTACCTGGATGGCATGGCCGAGCGTGGCTGGACGTCCCCGGGTCTCGATTGCCGCCTGTTGCTGGACAACCTGGACGCCGCCGCCGGCATACTGGCGGACGAACCGGTTTTTGTGGCTGGTTTCACAGCTCTCAGCGGTGCGGAGGAAAAGCTGTTCAAGCGGCTATGGCACGGTGGAGCCGAAATCCTGTGGCACACGGACCCCGCCCTTGGGCGGGGCGAAACGCCGCACCACGCGGCCTCGCTGCATGACGCCTGGAGGCGCCGCTGGGGAGCGGGCACAGAGCCTCTGGCCGAGACCGGCGAACCCGGCGGCCCCCCATCCGTGAGGGTGGTGCAGGGGTACGACCGCCACTCCCAACTGTATGCTCTGCAACGGGAACTCGCGGCTGCACCGGACCTTGACGAGACAGCGGTGGTTCTCCCCGACACCGCTCTCCTCGTCCCCTTGCTGCACGGTCTCCAGGAACGGGAGGTCAACATCAGCCTTGGCTACCCGTTACAACGATCGGCCCTGGGCAACCTGCTGGAAAACCTAATGCAAGCCCAGGAGCGGGCGCTGGAGGACGGGAGCATCTTCCATCGAGACCTGCTGGCCGTCATCCGCCATCCGTATCTTCGCATGCTGCGCTCCGGTGATGAGGACGAGGTGGGGCTGCGGCCCGTACTGCGCCAGTGGGAGCGCAGCCTGGCGGTCGAGGGCAAATTCCGCGCCCCCCACGACTGGGCGCCGGATTACGACAATCTGGACCTGGCGCACCGGACAGCCGAACTGGAAGTTCTGCGGGCCAAGATGGTTGACCGCTGTTTGTTAGGCTTCTCCCGAGCGCGCAACATGGCGGGCATGGCAAAGGCCTTGCGCGGTCTGGTGGAGATGCTTCTGCAGCACGGAGGCGACCTCTGGCATCGCTTCCTCATTGACGCGGAGTGCCTGCACAGGCTTGCCGACGAGGTGATCCCCGCCCTGGCCCAATGCGCCATGCGCAACGAATTAATGGACCAAGGGACGCTGTTTTCGGTCGTCCGCGAGATACTGCGCCAGCAACGAGTCTCGTTCGAGCCCGAGCCCTTGGGCGGACTGCAGGTTGTGGGCATGCTGGAGACCAGGCTGCTCCAGTTCAAGCGTGTCTACATACTGGAAGCCGTGGAGTCCCGCCTGCCCGGGGCGATGGGGGACGACCCGCTCCTGCCGGATTCCCTGCGCCCCCTGCTGGGCCTGCCGGGCGCGGGAGAACGGGACGACGTGGCCGCTGCCACTTTCCACCGCCTCGTGCAAGGAGCGGACGAGGCGGTGCTTTTCTACCAGCGCGGCGACAAGCCAGGGGTGCTGGATGAGACCTCCGCTCGAAGCCGCTACGTGGAGGAGGCGCTCTGGGAACGGGAAAAGGAGCTGGGCCGCGTCATCCACCCCGGAGAGTCCAGGGAATTCCAGTCCGTCTCCCTGCCCATGCTGCCCATCCAGACCGAGACCGCCTCCATCCCGGTGACAGAATCGGTGCGCGAAGCCATTGCCGCCCGATTACTGGATAAGGGGCTGTCCCCGTCCGTCATTGATCAGTACCTGCGCTGTCCCAAGGCCTTTTTCTACCGCTACGTGGCTGGTCTGCGCCCGCCCGAACGGGTTTCCGAGGAAGGGGACAGGGCGGCCCTGGGAACGGTGGTTCACGCCGTACTCAAGGACTTCCTCGCCCCCCTCAAGGGACGCGAGGCGGACCTCTCGCAGCTTTCCGCCGACGAGTTGCGGCACAGATACGCCACAGCCCTGCGAGCGGAGGACTTCTTCCACCACATGCCCCGCGACGCGCAAGCCGCCCTGGAAATGACCGGCGCCGAGCGCCTGCGCCGTTTTCTGGAAAACCAGGGACGAACGACCATTGTGGAGCTTGAACAGCGGTTGACGCTTGACGTGGACCTGCCGGAAGGATTCGGTCCGGTCCGCTCCATAAGGCTGGAGGGCCACCTGGACCGGGTGGACCGTCGCGGGGACGGGGTGCATGTGCTGGACTACAAGACAGGTTCCCCGCCCAAGGGAAAAACCGGCTTCTGGCTGGACGAAACCCTCTGGAGCGGACTACACGACTGGACTCCGGACTCCCCTTCCGACCCCATGAGCGGCTTGGCCGAAGCGGCCGGATCGGTCCAGCTCCCCCTGTACATGGCCCTGTGGGCCAACACCGGGGAAACCCCCGTCAACGCGGCCTGGATAGAACTCGCCGACAAAGGCGAGGAAACCCCTTACTTCTCCAGCTCTTTCGGCCACCAAGAGCGACGGAAAGTGGCCGAAAAACGGGCCGTCGACTTGACGCGGCTCGTCCTGCGGCACATGCTCCAGGCCCGTCGCCTCGACCCCGTGGTGCGCGAGGCCTGCTCGTACTGCGACTTCAAGGGACCGTGCGGGGTGGATTCCGCCGGTCCAGGGAGGACATCATGA
- a CDS encoding UvrD-helicase domain-containing protein → MPESRLLRITASAGSGKTFALTQRFLRLLRHAEPGAAAPVCPARSGPHAWTEIMAVTFTNKAAEEMKERLVTTLKKRALGLAPKEMDGDWSAREASDALAAILRRYQRLGVRTIDSLLVRLVRLFAMRLGLPPDVEPVLEEKKLAEEVFDAYVSRCETGAEEGFALFEQAVRTLVEHESKPGFWLGKTIRNRLAEMACRWAWENLETDQQAMADMLRPTHAAYLQTARDLRVAIEKNQLRPQKKFSAFLDKVDEAALFQGPVDGAWTGKVELGECLLKASRDLVRPETEALFHEFVAAHEAYNERHAVLEGSYALAPCAALARLLADDLEEYMRVHGQTPLSRTATMARNLLDDGAGAGEAACRMGARLHHILIDEFQDTDREQWDAMLPLARECLSKGGSLYCVGDVKQAIYGWRGGDARLFEEILVDPGYLAGKTHTNKLEHNWRSLEHVVGFNNDLFTCLANDLAEEIAESCLTTAPRERQETFAERIHTTYTDAQQQMPPKQTRDGGYVRFQALPGGTGAEVAEQVEAAFHDLLDDLTARRRPGELAVLVRTNDQAASVSGWLVNRGVPVITENSLNLASHPLVRELASFLEFLDDPDNDLALASFLCGGNVFLPESGLNPETLTDWLASRPRPPLARSFKHDFPDAWRLCIEPFLRKSGLMRPYDLVAEAVRIFHLEERHPGNELFLRRFLEVVHLAEEKGSGGLPGFLEFWRESSAEEKAPLPQNVDAVRVMTFHKAKGLQFPVVVLPFTGWGLETGNLGRTVVKVDGKPLLTTIRKGIGAPYWERILQNGLENLNMLYVACTRPSEELHGFLPLRRKGNSSSPAHLALSRFLGLTGLEVWERGQPPTPSSEAKETRNLPVPKWISPREEPPEFMEWLPRLRVFRHLLEEPGEAKLRGEATHKAMELLHSPGSACASAEDAAKQVVAMYPGAFDNPEYGAAELAAMCRWAAGHDVIRACLEGGRREAAMLDEEGNLHRADLLLMESDRIVVVEYKTGQPKPEHREQLLRYLELLRRMETTFGRPVTGLLVYLDRRDVQEVA, encoded by the coding sequence ATGCCTGAATCCAGACTGCTGCGTATCACCGCTTCCGCCGGGTCCGGCAAAACCTTTGCTCTGACCCAACGATTCCTCCGGCTGCTTCGCCATGCGGAGCCCGGCGCTGCCGCCCCGGTCTGCCCTGCGCGCTCCGGACCGCACGCCTGGACGGAAATCATGGCTGTGACCTTCACCAACAAAGCCGCCGAAGAGATGAAGGAGCGGCTCGTCACCACCCTCAAAAAGCGGGCCCTGGGACTGGCTCCCAAGGAAATGGACGGGGACTGGAGCGCCCGGGAAGCAAGCGATGCCCTGGCCGCCATTCTGCGCCGTTATCAACGCCTGGGCGTAAGGACCATCGACAGCTTGCTCGTGCGGCTGGTGCGCCTGTTCGCCATGCGGCTGGGCCTGCCGCCGGACGTGGAGCCGGTGCTGGAAGAAAAGAAGCTGGCCGAGGAAGTCTTCGACGCCTACGTTTCCAGGTGCGAAACCGGTGCCGAGGAGGGTTTCGCCCTGTTCGAACAGGCAGTGCGAACCCTGGTGGAACACGAGAGCAAGCCGGGGTTCTGGCTGGGCAAAACCATCCGGAACCGCCTCGCGGAGATGGCCTGCCGCTGGGCCTGGGAAAACCTGGAGACGGACCAGCAGGCCATGGCCGACATGCTTCGTCCGACTCACGCCGCATACCTGCAAACGGCCCGCGACCTCCGCGTCGCCATCGAAAAGAACCAACTGCGGCCGCAAAAGAAATTCTCGGCATTCCTGGACAAAGTGGACGAGGCCGCGCTTTTTCAGGGGCCGGTGGATGGGGCCTGGACGGGCAAGGTCGAACTCGGAGAATGCCTCCTTAAGGCCTCCCGCGATCTGGTGCGACCGGAAACGGAAGCCTTGTTCCACGAATTCGTGGCGGCGCACGAAGCCTACAACGAGCGCCACGCCGTGCTGGAAGGCTCCTACGCCCTGGCTCCATGCGCGGCCCTGGCGCGCTTGCTGGCCGACGACCTGGAAGAATATATGCGAGTCCACGGCCAGACCCCGCTCTCCCGTACCGCCACCATGGCCAGAAACCTGCTGGACGACGGCGCGGGCGCGGGCGAGGCCGCCTGCCGCATGGGCGCGCGGCTGCACCACATCCTTATTGACGAGTTCCAGGACACCGACCGCGAACAGTGGGACGCCATGCTTCCCCTGGCCAGGGAGTGCCTCTCCAAAGGCGGCAGCCTGTATTGCGTGGGCGACGTGAAGCAGGCCATCTACGGCTGGCGCGGAGGCGACGCACGACTGTTCGAGGAAATCCTCGTCGATCCTGGATACCTGGCCGGAAAGACCCACACCAACAAGCTTGAGCACAACTGGCGCAGCCTGGAACACGTGGTGGGCTTCAATAACGACCTTTTCACCTGCCTGGCGAACGACCTGGCCGAAGAGATCGCGGAGTCCTGCCTGACCACCGCTCCGCGGGAGCGGCAAGAAACATTTGCCGAGCGCATCCACACCACCTACACGGACGCCCAGCAGCAAATGCCTCCGAAGCAGACGCGCGACGGAGGCTACGTCCGCTTCCAGGCCCTGCCCGGCGGCACGGGCGCGGAAGTCGCCGAACAAGTGGAGGCCGCGTTCCACGATCTGCTGGATGACCTGACCGCCAGACGCCGCCCCGGAGAACTGGCCGTACTGGTGCGCACCAACGACCAGGCGGCCTCGGTGAGCGGCTGGCTGGTCAACCGAGGAGTTCCGGTCATCACGGAAAACAGCCTCAATCTGGCTTCCCACCCCCTGGTGAGGGAATTGGCTTCTTTCCTGGAATTTCTTGACGACCCAGATAACGACCTCGCCCTGGCTTCGTTCCTCTGCGGCGGCAACGTCTTTCTGCCTGAAAGCGGACTGAACCCGGAAACGCTCACCGACTGGCTGGCCTCCCGCCCCCGCCCTCCGCTCGCACGCTCGTTCAAGCATGACTTTCCTGACGCATGGCGATTGTGCATAGAACCTTTTCTTCGCAAATCCGGGCTCATGCGGCCCTATGACCTGGTCGCCGAGGCGGTGCGAATCTTCCACCTGGAGGAGCGCCACCCCGGGAACGAGCTTTTCCTGCGGCGTTTTCTGGAGGTGGTCCACTTGGCCGAGGAAAAGGGCTCCGGCGGCCTGCCCGGTTTTCTGGAGTTCTGGCGCGAGTCCTCGGCCGAGGAAAAAGCCCCCCTGCCCCAAAACGTGGACGCGGTGCGGGTGATGACCTTCCACAAGGCCAAGGGTCTGCAATTTCCCGTGGTCGTCCTGCCCTTCACAGGTTGGGGCCTGGAGACCGGCAACCTGGGTCGCACCGTAGTGAAGGTCGACGGCAAACCGCTCCTTACCACCATCCGAAAAGGGATTGGCGCCCCCTACTGGGAGCGGATCCTGCAGAACGGGCTTGAAAACCTGAACATGCTCTACGTGGCCTGCACCCGTCCCTCGGAGGAATTGCACGGTTTCCTGCCTCTGCGGCGCAAAGGAAACTCCTCCAGCCCAGCCCACTTGGCCTTGTCCAGATTCCTCGGACTCACCGGCTTGGAAGTCTGGGAACGCGGTCAGCCGCCAACTCCCTCCTCCGAAGCCAAGGAAACACGGAATTTGCCGGTTCCAAAGTGGATAAGCCCCCGAGAGGAACCCCCTGAGTTCATGGAGTGGCTGCCCAGGCTGCGTGTGTTCCGTCACCTGCTGGAGGAACCCGGCGAAGCCAAGCTGCGGGGCGAGGCGACCCACAAAGCCATGGAACTGCTGCACAGCCCAGGCTCGGCCTGCGCCTCGGCCGAGGACGCGGCGAAGCAGGTCGTGGCCATGTATCCCGGGGCCTTCGATAATCCCGAATATGGTGCTGCGGAACTGGCGGCCATGTGCCGCTGGGCCGCCGGACATGACGTGATTCGAGCCTGCCTTGAGGGCGGCCGCAGGGAGGCGGCCATGCTGGACGAGGAAGGCAACCTCCACAGGGCCGATCTTTTGCTGATGGAATCGGACCGGATTGTGGTGGTCGAGTACAAGACCGGTCAGCCAAAGCCTGAACACCGCGAACAGCTGCTCCGCTACCTGGAACTGCTGCGACGCATGGAGACCACATTCGGCCGCCCCGTGACCGGATTGCTGGTCTACCTGGACAGGCGGGACGTGCAGGAGGTCGCATGA
- a CDS encoding DMT family transporter translates to MRSNGYLLIFTAALLWGMIGPVAKVALASGMQPLEIAFWRTSIGWFFFAAHAISSRQYRIGRKDLFWVLAFGVLGVAGLFGNYVVAVRTGGAALAAVLLYTAPAWVALLSRLLLGETMTPLKLASVALTILGVAAVCMGQGGSMRVTPAAVFFGLASGFSYALYYVFGKRFLGSYATPTLFLLAMPAGAVVMLPFFEFTAHPPQAWVSVFVLGLGSTYLAYSIYYAGLKYLEATRAAVAATLEPVAAAVLAYIWWDEYFNLLGYAGSGLILGAVLLTMYDGARQRRLASKALLTDHA, encoded by the coding sequence ATGCGATCAAACGGCTACCTCCTCATCTTCACCGCCGCCCTGCTCTGGGGCATGATCGGCCCCGTGGCCAAAGTCGCCCTCGCATCCGGCATGCAGCCTCTGGAAATAGCCTTCTGGCGGACCTCCATCGGCTGGTTCTTCTTCGCCGCCCACGCGATAAGTTCCCGTCAATACCGCATCGGACGAAAGGACCTGTTCTGGGTTCTCGCCTTTGGCGTGCTCGGCGTGGCCGGACTGTTCGGCAACTACGTGGTCGCCGTGCGGACGGGCGGAGCGGCTCTGGCGGCGGTTCTGCTGTACACCGCCCCCGCCTGGGTTGCCCTCCTGTCCCGCCTGCTCCTTGGTGAAACCATGACTCCTCTCAAGCTTGCCTCGGTGGCCTTGACCATCCTCGGCGTGGCGGCAGTCTGCATGGGCCAAGGCGGCTCCATGCGGGTAACGCCCGCCGCGGTGTTTTTCGGCCTCGCCTCGGGCTTTTCCTACGCCCTCTACTATGTTTTCGGGAAACGTTTCCTGGGCAGCTACGCCACCCCCACACTCTTCCTGCTTGCCATGCCTGCTGGCGCGGTCGTCATGCTCCCCTTCTTCGAGTTTACCGCCCACCCGCCGCAGGCCTGGGTATCCGTATTTGTGCTTGGACTCGGTTCAACATACCTTGCCTACTCCATCTACTACGCCGGGCTGAAATACCTGGAAGCCACCCGGGCCGCCGTGGCCGCCACCCTGGAGCCTGTGGCCGCGGCCGTCCTGGCCTACATATGGTGGGACGAATACTTCAACCTGTTGGGATACGCCGGAAGCGGCCTCATCCTGGGAGCCGTGCTGCTGACCATGTACGACGGCGCCCGGCAGCGCCGCTTGGCCTCCAAAGCCCTGCTGACCGACCATGCCTGA
- a CDS encoding circadian clock KaiB family protein produces the protein MNHDKYLLKLFVTGKSPRADRAYRNLERICREELDWEYEIEVIDVLERPQLAEEEKILATPTLIKLLPPPIKRIIGDLSDKRQVMLGLDLPS, from the coding sequence ATGAATCACGACAAGTACCTGCTGAAGCTGTTCGTGACGGGGAAATCCCCCCGAGCGGACAGGGCTTATCGCAATCTGGAGCGAATCTGCCGTGAGGAGTTGGATTGGGAGTACGAGATCGAGGTGATCGACGTGCTTGAGCGGCCGCAGTTGGCAGAGGAAGAAAAGATTTTGGCGACCCCGACGCTCATTAAGCTGTTGCCGCCGCCAATCAAACGTATCATCGGCGATCTGTCCGACAAGCGCCAAGTAATGCTGGGATTGGATCTGCCTTCCTGA
- a CDS encoding ATPase domain-containing protein, translating to MSEKRHQVEKLATGIPGFDHISDGGLPKNRTTLVSGSAGSAKTVFGSQFLVEGIKRGEGGVFVTFEEEADDIRSNLLSLGWDIDRLERENKWAFVDASPCSTTWTSSPAIMISARFLPAYSTRCAR from the coding sequence ATGTCCGAGAAGAGGCATCAGGTGGAAAAGTTGGCCACCGGCATTCCGGGGTTCGATCACATTTCCGACGGTGGGCTGCCCAAGAACCGCACCACCCTTGTTTCGGGTTCCGCGGGCAGCGCCAAGACTGTCTTCGGCAGCCAATTCCTGGTCGAGGGCATCAAGCGCGGCGAGGGGGGCGTTTTCGTAACGTTCGAGGAAGAGGCGGATGACATTCGCAGCAACCTCTTGAGCCTCGGCTGGGACATCGACCGGCTGGAGCGTGAGAACAAATGGGCTTTTGTTGACGCTTCCCCCTGCTCGACAACATGGACGTCATCACCGGCGATTATGATCTCGGCGCGCTTCTTGCCCGCGTACAGCACGCGGTGCGCAAGGTGA
- the kaiC gene encoding circadian clock protein KaiC encodes MDVITGDYDLGALLARVQHAVRKVNAKRLVMDSLGAVFVQFDHSSLVRNELFRISQALKKMDVTSVMTAERNDEYGEISRFGVEEFVADNVIILRNVLDEEKRRRTIEILKFRGTQHNKGEFPFTIMSNEGIIVIPLSAIELKQKSSYVRLASGNNVLDQMCGGGFFRDSIILVSGATGTGKTLVTTQFINSGGKNGERCLLFAFEESREQLFRNASGWGYDFEELERRGLLKVVCAYPETSGLEDHLLTMKENISDFNPNRVAVDSLSALERVSTIKGFREFVIGLTSFIKHEEVAGLFTSTTPTLMGGGSVTEAHISTITDSIILLRYVEMYGEMRRGLTVLKMRGAMHDKEIREFSIDGQGMHIGKAFRNVTGIIAGQPTHLDPSELSRIGSMFKEEGRS; translated from the coding sequence ATGGACGTCATCACCGGCGATTATGATCTCGGCGCGCTTCTTGCCCGCGTACAGCACGCGGTGCGCAAGGTGAACGCCAAGAGGCTTGTCATGGACTCGCTGGGCGCGGTGTTCGTGCAGTTCGATCACTCCAGCCTGGTGCGCAACGAATTGTTCCGCATTTCCCAGGCGCTGAAAAAGATGGACGTTACATCCGTCATGACCGCCGAACGCAACGACGAATACGGCGAAATTTCCCGCTTCGGCGTGGAAGAGTTCGTGGCGGACAACGTCATCATCCTCCGCAATGTGCTGGACGAGGAAAAACGCAGACGGACCATCGAGATACTCAAGTTTCGTGGAACGCAGCACAACAAGGGCGAGTTTCCCTTCACCATCATGTCCAACGAGGGAATCATCGTCATTCCCCTTTCGGCCATCGAGCTCAAACAGAAGTCGTCCTACGTACGCCTCGCATCCGGTAACAACGTACTGGATCAGATGTGCGGCGGGGGGTTTTTCCGCGACTCGATCATCCTGGTTTCCGGCGCGACGGGGACGGGCAAAACGCTGGTCACTACTCAGTTCATCAATTCCGGGGGCAAGAACGGCGAGCGGTGTCTGCTGTTCGCTTTCGAGGAGAGCAGGGAACAGCTTTTCCGCAACGCCAGCGGATGGGGGTACGATTTCGAGGAGCTGGAGCGCCGGGGGTTGCTGAAGGTTGTCTGTGCCTACCCCGAGACTTCCGGGCTGGAGGACCACCTTTTGACCATGAAGGAGAACATCTCCGACTTCAATCCCAACCGAGTGGCGGTGGACTCCCTCTCCGCTCTGGAGCGCGTGTCCACCATCAAGGGGTTCAGAGAGTTCGTCATCGGTCTCACTTCCTTCATCAAGCACGAGGAGGTCGCGGGGCTTTTCACTTCCACCACCCCCACCCTCATGGGTGGGGGGAGCGTGACCGAGGCGCATATTTCAACAATCACCGATTCCATCATTCTTTTGCGATACGTCGAGATGTACGGAGAAATGCGGCGCGGCCTGACCGTGCTGAAAATGCGAGGGGCGATGCACGACAAGGAAATCAGGGAGTTCTCCATCGACGGGCAGGGTATGCACATCGGCAAGGCGTTCCGCAACGTCACCGGAATCATCGCTGGGCAGCCCACTCATTTGGACCCGTCAGAGCTCAGCCGCATCGGCTCCATGTTCAAGGAAGAAGGGCGAAGCTGA